Below is a genomic region from Rosa chinensis cultivar Old Blush chromosome 5, RchiOBHm-V2, whole genome shotgun sequence.
AACTCTAGAACAGTATGTTAAGAATTGCAGACACATTAATTTGATAAGTTGTTCACAGAAACACTGAAGTTGAATACATAGACGACACTCCTCTTGACGCAATATTCCATGAAGATGACAGTGATGCGTTTGGAGATGAATCGGACAGTGATGGGTATCTTTCAGAGGTATTGGAGAATACATATATCTATAAAGGAGTATTAAATTCAGTCACTTGGTTATGCTTTGTATGTTTGGTTgagttatttttattgtttatgatTAGGACTCAAGTGAAATGCATCTTGCTGACCGTGAAATTGAGAATTCTCAAGAAGGTGAGAGCATTAATACtgtttttctcttttgattGTTCCTATGTCAATTTATCTTTGAATCAACCCAATATTTTACATTTTGATCAAATTTGTGCGCAGGCAACCTTGATGGTAGTAGTGGTGCTTTATCTATTCAGAACGAGGAAATTCAATTAGAGCttgtgaagaaaacaaaaaaactagaCAAATTGAAGGAGAAGGTAATGGTTATGATTTTGAAGTAGAGTTTTAGGACATGTTCCATCTagtttatcttttttattttccaccTAACCTTTACTagctttattttattcttttttatcgTGTTTGCTTGGAAACATTCCAGGATCCTGAATTTGCCAACTTTTTGGAAAGCTATCATAAGGAGCGCAAACAGTTCAGAAACAAAGATGTAAGTATTATCTCTCATGACAATTAATATCATATTGATAACTAGAAATGTTAGTAGTAAGGGCAAGTCTACCTTATGTTCCACCCTCCTAATTTGACCTCCAGTTTAACTTACGCCTATGGACCTATGCTCACTAATAATCCTATAACATTTATAATCTAATGGTGTAACTATCATGATGAAAATACTCAATTGGATGACCTAGTTTTGCAGTTTCACCTACAAAATGTGAAATCTAATGGTGTATAAGACTAGTGTGGCGAAAGTATCAATTGGTTTTTGTGGGTTTCTAATTATTGTATCTTTGGATATTTGATAGTTGAGTCTATATGATTTAGTACTTTAATTGTTCAGAACGATGACAGATACATGATATGGCAGATGAGGTTCTCTCCACAATAAATGCTCTCTTTCATCACCCTCCCTATAAAAGTTCCCCTTGTTTCAGATGTAGAAGTTAACTTTAGATGCAACTTTCTTCACATATTATGTTTTCCATATTGTGGATTTAATGGTGTTTATTTGTTTGTGAAGAGACTAGGGTGAGTGTATGGGTTGATGATATTCGACTTTTGAGTTTGTAGCAATATAAACTAGAGGTTTCTACTGTTTATTTATAAACCTAATTATGTATGACATGTGGTATGGCTGTCTAATGTTCTGATTCCTTTTTCTTAATGCACTTCTGTGTGACAGTATGCTGATGAGGATGAGATGAGTGATGATAATATGCAGCCAGAGAATGTAGACGGTGTGAATTTTAATTGGGGCAAGCTGCTGACGAGCTCTTCTGTTGATTCCTTGTGTCAACTAGTCACAGAGCAACAAAATGTGTCTGCACTTACTAGTCTATTGAATGGGTACCGGGCTGCATGCCACTATGGAGCAGAATCAACTAGAGTCTTTGATGCCTATTCAGGCCATGGAATTCAGAATAGTGAAACCCTTAGCAAGATATTGATGTTCATGCTTAATGAAGCTGATAACATATTTAGGGGGCTAATGGGCCTACCAAGCTCGGATTCCAAAAAAGAGAAGAGTGTGGATTTGAAGAAGAATACCAAATGGAGTACTTTTAAGCCACTGATAAAGTCATATCTGAGGAGTACCCTTTTTCTCCTGAATCAGGTTGATGACTCTGAGATATTGGCCTTCTCCTTGGCACGGATCAGAGCTTCTATAACCTTTTTTAATGCTTTTCCTTCTTTGCTCCGCAGACTTATCAAGGTATTTTGATAACATAGTAGAAACTTACATTGCTAATTAATATATAAACCATCTTTCTTTAAAAGTAGTAGTGACATCAAATTATTATGTACATAGATGCCTACAGAGTTAGTACCTTAGTATTCATGCATTTGTTTAAGAGTTTTCCATTGACATCAGTACTCACATCCAATTATTCTGTATATAAATGTTTTATACAATTTTCATGCATCTAGATATATACACACTTAGAAAATTCTCTACTTCTCTCCCACACACAGAGGCATGTGCACAGTAAAAGAGACAAGTTATAGTGGGAACTCATGGAATCCTAGAAATTTTGAGTGACCTTAAAGTGCTAGTTACAATCATATTTGTACTGTATGGCTAAATCTTTGTTTTATGTCAATCTCGTGCCATTTCTTGTGCTGTAACTGATGCCCAACACTTTAAAATGAAAATGCAGATTGCCGTTCACTTGTGGGCAACAGGGAGAGGAACTGTATCATCTCTATCCTTTCTCATCATACGAGATGTGGCTTCTGTGTTTCGCTCTGATTACTTCGACACCTGCTTTGTTAAGACATATAAATCGTTCCTTGGTCATTGCCAATTTGTGGAGCCTGGTCTGTTCCAGCACATACAATTTTTAAGAAGTTCCATTATTGATCTATGCTCTGTCGATGTTCAGAAAGCATCTAGCAAAGCATTGGTTTGTATCCAGCAACTTTCTAAGATAATGCAGCAGGGTCTACGGACAAAGAAAAAGGTATGATGTATTACATGTCTTGGCTGCTTGATCCTTAATTCCAGACAGATAAAGCTGTTGCTCTTTCAATTTAGATGTTCGTATGTCTAGCTTATAACATGGTTCTCTCTGTGTAGAGGTGACATTCCCTGAACTTGTGCTTGTTTTTCTATGGGCAGGAAGCAGTCAAGAAGATATGCAGTTGGCAATACACGAGTTGCATTGATCTCTGGGTAATGTTTATATCAGCTAACATACAGGATTATGATCTTCAGCCATCTTTTTTTATGATCATTCAGATTATAAATGGAGTGGCTGTGTTGTTTTCTGGACCAAGATATTTGCCTCTGAGAATCAAATGCATTCAATGGTTGAATCTTCTCTCCTCTTCCAGTGGCATTTTCATTCCTGTTACCTCTTTCGTGTTGGATATCTTAGAATATAAAATTAGCAAGGATGGCGCGAAACCTGGAAAAGCTTTCAACCATTTATCTTCAGTAAAGGTTAGgaatttaggaaaaaaaaagtatatcttTAATTTGGTTTTGCAATCAATGCTTTCAAATTGTGTTTGGAATATTATTCTCATTAAACTTTTGGCACAGCTTCCAAAGCATTGGTTAAAGTCAAGGAACTTCCAAGAACAGCGTGTTTTATCTCCTATCGAACTGCTTTCAGCGCACTTTGCTCAGTGGAGCCATCATATATCATTTCCAGATCTTGCAACCATTCCACTTATTAGCTTGAAGAAGTTTCATGAGATAACTACTATAGAAAGTTCCAAGCGTGTAGTGAAGCGTTTCATCGACCAGGTACATTTGTCATGGAacaatttattgtttatttGCAATTTCCTTCCTTGATGCTTAGACATAGCTTCCTCATGTTTTAGCTTCCCC
It encodes:
- the LOC112168093 gene encoding nucleolar complex protein 2 homolog encodes the protein MGKLGKKARKFSKKNLQSVERRNRKLKSTFKKRGPKRNEQGSGEELKKKDAVELSNGRNTEVEYIDDTPLDAIFHEDDSDAFGDESDSDGYLSEDSSEMHLADREIENSQEGNLDGSSGALSIQNEEIQLELVKKTKKLDKLKEKDPEFANFLESYHKERKQFRNKDYADEDEMSDDNMQPENVDGVNFNWGKLLTSSSVDSLCQLVTEQQNVSALTSLLNGYRAACHYGAESTRVFDAYSGHGIQNSETLSKILMFMLNEADNIFRGLMGLPSSDSKKEKSVDLKKNTKWSTFKPLIKSYLRSTLFLLNQVDDSEILAFSLARIRASITFFNAFPSLLRRLIKIAVHLWATGRGTVSSLSFLIIRDVASVFRSDYFDTCFVKTYKSFLGHCQFVEPGLFQHIQFLRSSIIDLCSVDVQKASSKALVCIQQLSKIMQQGLRTKKKEAVKKICSWQYTSCIDLWVMFISANIQDYDLQPSFFMIIQIINGVAVLFSGPRYLPLRIKCIQWLNLLSSSSGIFIPVTSFVLDILEYKISKDGAKPGKAFNHLSSVKLPKHWLKSRNFQEQRVLSPIELLSAHFAQWSHHISFPDLATIPLISLKKFHEITTIESSKRVVKRFIDQVEQNIEFIRKKRDEAAFSPTDQQSADLFLQLEKQNASTPFTQYYKSIMDKAASRNLTLNEKFSKAKEIKKKTQSKIQVPQDNSLTEGVKSKHPEKRKGIVDHIKGGRERKSKKKETIEGQVV